The Pseudomonas allokribbensis genome has a window encoding:
- a CDS encoding GNAT family N-acetyltransferase gives MSLRLEWLADHMQHSDTYAEWIHRQFHYEYAHQPLAEWQREFAEGQTNGDWRCLIALDGERLLGGAALARADLAQRPDLEPWLACVLVSPESRGQGLAEKLIEGIAEQAKKQGLPRFYLHTQNKQDYYAKRGWRVLERFQAWDNEQWLMVRDL, from the coding sequence ATGTCCTTGCGCCTCGAATGGCTCGCCGACCACATGCAGCACAGCGACACTTACGCCGAGTGGATCCACCGCCAGTTTCACTACGAATATGCCCATCAACCATTGGCCGAATGGCAGCGGGAATTTGCCGAAGGGCAAACCAATGGTGATTGGCGCTGCCTGATCGCACTGGACGGCGAGCGCTTGCTGGGTGGCGCGGCACTGGCTCGTGCAGATCTTGCGCAACGACCGGATCTGGAGCCTTGGCTGGCCTGCGTGCTGGTCAGCCCCGAATCTCGCGGTCAGGGGCTGGCAGAAAAGTTGATCGAAGGGATTGCCGAGCAAGCAAAGAAACAAGGCCTTCCGCGTTTCTACCTGCATACGCAAAACAAACAGGACTACTACGCAAAACGCGGCTGGAGAGTGCTGGAGCGTTTTCAGGCCTGGGACAACGAACAATGGCTCATGGTGCGCGACCTGTGA
- a CDS encoding DUF2790 domain-containing protein — MNNKSVIAACLFAALNICTLSARAEAVAAPQTYTYGTHLDIQKVISMKEDKSMTCGIVDARMTYLDSAGQTRVLDYSKFADGCDNQN, encoded by the coding sequence ATGAACAACAAATCCGTAATCGCCGCCTGCCTGTTTGCTGCCCTGAACATCTGCACCCTGTCGGCCCGCGCCGAAGCGGTTGCCGCTCCGCAAACCTACACCTACGGCACGCATCTGGACATCCAGAAAGTGATCTCGATGAAAGAGGACAAATCGATGACCTGCGGCATCGTCGACGCCCGCATGACTTACCTCGATTCGGCCGGTCAGACCCGCGTTCTCGACTACAGCAAATTCGCCGACGGCTGCGACAACCAGAACTGA
- a CDS encoding cytochrome c biogenesis protein DipZ has protein sequence MFLIAFLGGLLTVLSPCILPVVPFLFAGVDRSRSSILLTLGGMALTFAAISSLAVVSSEWVIQANNTGRHIALVVMVLFALSLISARIGDWLARPFVLLGNRLDPDTRQKAGPMGSIMIGVATGLLWAPCAGPILGVILTGAMLQGANAQTSLLLLAYGAGSALSLGTLIFAGRGLVNRLKPSIPFTGWFRRGAGVAVLAAAAVISTGADKTLLAGTSSEGVASVEKNVLENAPKVVDYFISKVRADSTSDEQGKGAMPSLTGAVQWLNSPELSAESLRGKVVLVDFWTYDCINCQHTLPYVKDWEKKYGKDGLVVIGVHTPEYGYERIIDNVKDQVRKLGITYPVAIDNNYAIWRNFDNQYWPAHYLIDAKGQVRYTHFGEGRYEAQEQMIQQLLKEAKAPAA, from the coding sequence ATGTTCCTTATCGCTTTCCTGGGCGGTCTGTTGACTGTCCTCAGCCCCTGCATCCTGCCGGTGGTGCCGTTCCTGTTTGCGGGCGTCGACCGCAGCCGTTCTTCGATCCTGCTGACCCTCGGCGGCATGGCCCTGACCTTCGCGGCGATTTCGAGCCTGGCGGTGGTCAGCAGCGAGTGGGTGATTCAGGCCAACAACACCGGTCGGCACATCGCCCTGGTGGTGATGGTGCTGTTCGCTTTGTCGCTGATTTCCGCGCGCATTGGTGACTGGCTGGCGCGGCCGTTTGTATTGCTCGGCAATCGTCTCGATCCGGACACCCGGCAGAAGGCCGGCCCCATGGGCTCGATCATGATCGGCGTTGCCACGGGGTTGCTGTGGGCGCCGTGTGCCGGCCCGATCCTCGGCGTGATCCTCACCGGCGCCATGCTGCAAGGTGCCAACGCCCAGACCAGCCTGTTGCTGCTGGCCTACGGTGCGGGCAGTGCGTTGTCGCTGGGGACGCTGATTTTCGCCGGTCGCGGCCTGGTCAACCGGTTGAAACCGTCGATCCCGTTCACCGGCTGGTTCCGGCGCGGGGCGGGCGTTGCGGTGTTGGCGGCGGCCGCGGTGATCTCCACTGGCGCTGATAAAACCCTGCTGGCCGGCACCTCGTCCGAAGGCGTCGCCAGCGTCGAGAAAAACGTATTGGAAAACGCGCCGAAAGTAGTCGACTACTTCATCAGCAAAGTGCGGGCGGATTCGACTTCCGATGAGCAGGGCAAAGGCGCGATGCCGTCTCTGACCGGCGCAGTGCAATGGCTGAACTCACCGGAACTGAGCGCCGAATCCCTGCGTGGCAAAGTGGTGCTGGTGGACTTCTGGACCTACGACTGCATCAACTGCCAGCACACGCTGCCATACGTGAAGGACTGGGAGAAAAAGTACGGCAAGGACGGCCTCGTGGTGATTGGCGTGCACACCCCGGAATACGGTTACGAGCGGATCATCGACAACGTCAAGGATCAGGTACGGAAACTCGGCATCACCTACCCGGTGGCCATCGACAACAACTACGCGATCTGGCGCAACTTCGACAATCAGTACTGGCCGGCGCACTACCTGATCGACGCCAAGGGCCAGGTGCGTTACACCCACTTTGGCGAGGGGCGTTATGAGGCGCAGGAGCAGATGATTCAACAGCTGCTGAAAGAGGCCAAGGCGCCTGCAGCCTGA